Proteins from a single region of Apium graveolens cultivar Ventura chromosome 7, ASM990537v1, whole genome shotgun sequence:
- the LOC141673166 gene encoding uncharacterized protein LOC141673166, producing METPRTKKCGVAVNYPMLTKSNYTAWSLKMKVFMKAQGVWGAIEQKEPMVAVDERTVQMALAAIYQGVPEDVLLAIAEKETAKEAWEAIKTMCMGVERVQEARVQTLKGEFEYLMMKDSEKIEDFFLKLSGTVTNIRVLGEAMEESSVVRKILRAVPDKFLQIASNIEQFGDVKVMSVEEPVGGLKAHIKRMKGRSEQSEQQQLLLAQKWKGRLDKSKIKCFNYNIYGHFASECDKPR from the coding sequence ATGGAGACACCAAGAACAAAGAAATGTGGTGTGGCTGTGAACTACCCTATGCTAACTAAGAGCAACTACACTGCCTGGTCCCTAAAAATGAAGGTCTTCATGAAGGCACAAGGTGTTTGGGGTGCTATTGAACAGAAAGAACCTATGGTTGCAGTAGATGAAAGGACTGTGCAGATGGCTCTTGCAGCCATTTATCAAGGTGTTCCTGAGGATGTGTTGTTGGCCATTGCAGAAAAGGAAACAGCAAAGGAGGCTTGGGAGGCAATCAAGACAATGTGTATGGGGGTGGAACGAGTACAGGAGGCTAGGGTGCAGACATTAAAGGGAGAATTCGAGTATCTCATGATGAAAGACTCAGAGAAGATAGAAGATTTTTTCTTGAAACTAAGTGGCACTGTGACTAACATTCGAGTTCTTGGAGAGGCTATGGAAGAATCTAGTGTTGTAAGGAAGATTCTACGAGCTGTGCCTGATAAGTTCCTCCAAATAGCTTCAAACATTGAACAATTTGGAGATGTTAAAGTCATGTCAGTTGAAGAACCGGTGGGAGGTCTCAAGGCCCATATAAAAAGAATGAAAGGTAGGAGTGAGCAAAGTGAACAACAACAGCTTCTCTTAGCTCAGAAATGGAAGGGCAGACTGGACAAGAGCAAGATAAAATGTTTCAATTACAACATTTATGGTCACTTCGCCTCAGAGTGTGACAAACCTCGATGA
- the LOC141673167 gene encoding uncharacterized protein LOC141673167 — MTNKSENKNSFHPALAVSNIRNHIPITLEMENVQYSTWAELFKIVARSHKVLHHIIPPAEGKEKVLTTEDEKELWSTLDATVLSWIYATISSDLLHTIIEPDAKAMDAWNRLRDIFQDNKNSRVVTLEAEFSNTQMEIFPNASAYCQRLKTIFDQLKNVGAPVSESHLVLQLVSGLTQAYRGVGTLIRQSDPLPSFYKARSMLTLEEAGLEKEATKESAMFANQNSVFDNGISNPVHSAPTQDRGKSSGNRRNFGRKPNNGGGRGTGRGKQGRSGGQQ, encoded by the coding sequence ATGACTAATAAGTCTGAAAATAAAAACTCTTTTCATCCAGCTCTTGCGGTGTCTAATATCCGCAATCATATTCCCATTACTCTTGAGATGGAGAATGTTCAGTACTCAACCTGGGCAGAGCTGTTCAAAATTGTTGCACGTTCTCACAAGGTCCTTCACCATATTATTCCTCCTGCTGAAGGCAAAGAGAAGGTCCTGACTACCGAGGATGAAAAGGAATTATGGTCTACTCTTGACGCTACGGTTCTTTCTTGGATTTATGCAACAATCTCCAGCGATCTCTTGCACACAATTATTGAACCAGATGCTAAGGCCATGGATGCTTGGAACCGTTTACGTGACATATTTCAAGACAACAAAAATTCCCGTGTGGTAACCCTGGAGGCTGAGTTCTCCAATACTCAGATGGAAATTTTTCCGAATGCTTCGGCTTATTGTCAACGTTTAAAGACAATTTTCGATCAGTTGAAGAATGTAGGGGCTCCAGTATCGGAAAGTCACCTAGTCCTTCAACTCGTTTCTGGTCTTACTCAAGCCTATAGGGGTGTTGGGACGTTGATCCGCCAGAGTGACCCATTACCCTCATTCTATAAGGCGCGTTCGATGCTCACTCTCGAGGAGGCTGGACTGGAAAAGGAAGCTACCAAGGAATCTGCTATGTTTGCCAACCAAAATTCGGTGTTTGATAATGGTATTTCTAACCCAGTACACTCGGCTCCAACACAGGACCGTGGTAAATCTTCTGGAAATAGGAGAAACTTTGGACGCAAACCAAATAATGGTGGTGGTCGTGGTACTGGAAGGGGTAAGCAGGGCCGCAGTGGTGGTCAGCAATAA